Within the Chromobacterium paludis genome, the region GGCGCAGAAGTGCTGCGAAATAGGCGTGATCACGCCCAGGGAAAACTTGCCGTCGCGGCGGCTCCAGTAGCGGGCCGGACCACCGCCCAGCGTTTGCGCCGACGCCACCAGGCCATGCTGGGCGCACAAGCGCCGCAGCACCGGCTGCAGGTCCAGATACTGCGTGGCGCGGCCGGTGTCGCCCATCGGCATGGCTTCGATCAGCCGCAGCACCAGTCCGTGCTCGATGCAGAACGCCACCATGGCGTCGATATCCTGCTCGTTGACGCCGCGCATCGCCACCATATTGATCTTGATCGGCGCAAAACCCGCCGCCTTGGCCGCCATCAGGCCTTCCATCACCCGCGGCAGATTGTCGCTGCCCGTGATCTGTTCCACGCAATCGCGGCGCAAGGAGTCCAGGCTCAGGTTGAGCCGACGCACGCCTGCGGCGTAAAGCGCCTCCGCATGACGCTGCAGCTGGGTGCCGTTGGTGCTCAGCGACAGGTCCTCCAGCCCAGGCAGCGCGGACAGGCGGGCCGCCAGCGCCGGCAAATCCTTGCGCAGCAGCGGCTCGCCGCCGGTGAGGCGGATGCGCCGGGTGCCCAGCCGGACAAAGGCTGCCGCCACCCGCTCGATCTCGTCAAAGCTCAGCCAATGCTCCGGCACCTCGAAATGCTTGAATCCCTTGGGCAGGCAATAGCTGCAACGCAAGTCGCAACGGTCCGTCACCGACAGCCGCAAATATTCGATGCTCCGTCCGAACCGATCAATCAGCATGCATCCTCGTCCCTGTGTCTCACTGTGTCATTTAGTCGCCACCGGCAGCCATTTCTGTCGGGCGGGCAGAATTTCATCATACGCCCAATCGGCTGGCCCAAACTGAATTCTACCGCACGCCAAACGGGGCGCTTGGCGCCACATTGATAGTCTTCCCGCGCAAAAACGCCAAGCACCGCAGCCGGCGAGTCAGCGCCTACCGCCAGGCCATCGCTGCCCGTCAGACGCATCCTTGCATATCCAATTGAAAGCGCTATCTATTTATTCATTTAATTCAACAGCTTGAAGAAAAACATTCCACATACATGACACACAGACCGTTACAAAAACACTCAACTTCGCCGTTTTTACCGTTCATATACTGGGCTCGCCAATTTATCCAAATTGGTTAAAAGAGCGTGCGGCGGCGCCATCGTCATGCCACATCGACCCGCTACCCAGCCGTCAAGCGCCACCATCTGGACCGGGCAAGCTCGCGCCATCGCGCAACCCGCCCCGGCCGCTACCAAGGAGAAACTCCGCATGGCCAAAGCATTTCCCATGAAAGTGTTGGCTGTCGCGCTCGCCGCGCTCGCCTCCTCCGGCGCCATGGCCGCCGCAACCCTGGATTTGGGC harbors:
- the moaA gene encoding GTP 3',8-cyclase MoaA, yielding MLIDRFGRSIEYLRLSVTDRCDLRCSYCLPKGFKHFEVPEHWLSFDEIERVAAAFVRLGTRRIRLTGGEPLLRKDLPALAARLSALPGLEDLSLSTNGTQLQRHAEALYAAGVRRLNLSLDSLRRDCVEQITGSDNLPRVMEGLMAAKAAGFAPIKINMVAMRGVNEQDIDAMVAFCIEHGLVLRLIEAMPMGDTGRATQYLDLQPVLRRLCAQHGLVASAQTLGGGPARYWSRRDGKFSLGVITPISQHFCATCNRVRLSVDGTLYMCLGQEEKMELRPLLRAGIDDAGLEAAIREAIELKPERHEFREQPQKLVRFMSMTGG